A stretch of the Nematostella vectensis chromosome 1, jaNemVect1.1, whole genome shotgun sequence genome encodes the following:
- the LOC125563007 gene encoding uncharacterized protein LOC125563007 encodes MALTREVLEELLDKKLAPLQASLDFLNEKYDIILKKVSDQEVKVKELSKENSRLHSEVGLLRSTLSNQGKWLNDLEQYGRRECLEIRGIPEVKGEDTSQIACQVANLIGVKLSRQDISTSHRIKPKNSTAKFPPSIIVKFTSRDKRDETYKARGRLRELSTHNVPGLDRFKSNSIYLSESLTQRNKALFKSALEDRKQMKYDFIWTANGNIYLRKNERSPSIHVTDESVLINLRSSSFVHEVEGATAMTDTNISSKSDSAASTNTAS; translated from the coding sequence ATGGCTTTAACAAGAGAGGTTTTGGAAGAACTACTCGACAAGAAACTGGCGCCATTACAGGCGTCTCTTGACTTTCTAAATGAAAAGTACGACATCATCTTAAAGAAAGTCTCAGATCAAGAGGTTAAAGTAAAAGAACTCTCGAAAGAGAATTCTCGTCTTCATTCGGAAGTGGGGCTACTCAGATCTACATTATCAAACCAAGGGAAATGGCTAAACGATCTAGAGCAATATGGCCGCCGGGAATGCCTCGAGATCCGTGGGATCCCTGAGGTTAAAGGAGAAGACACTTCTCAAATAGCGTGTCAAGTCGCCAACCTAATTGGGGTCAAGCTCTCGAGACAGGATATCTCGACCAGCCACCGCATCAAGCCTAAAAACTCGACGGCAAAGTTCCCGCCCTCCATCATAGTCAAATTTACAAGCCGTGACAAGCGAGACGAAACATACAAAGCCAGGGGGAGGTTGCGTGAGCTCTCCACACACAACGTGCCTGGCCTGGATAGATTTAAAAGTAACTCGATCTATCTCAGTGAGTCTCTCACTCAAAGAAACAAGGCATTATTCAAAAGTGCGTTGGAGGATAGAAAACAAATGAAGTATGACTTCATTTGGACTGCAAATGGAAACATCTATTTGCGCAAGAATGAACGCAGTCCATCGATTCATGTTACCGATGAATCGGTATTAATAAATCTAAGAAGCTCCAGCTTTGTTCACGAAGTCGAAGGGGCGACGGCGATGACAGATACCAACATCTCCTCCAAGAGCGACAGTGCGGCAAGTACAAATACAGCAAGTTAA
- the LOC5521000 gene encoding ubiquitin-conjugating enzyme E2 H — protein MSSPSPGKRRIDTDVIKLIESKHEVTILGGLNEFIVKFFGPVGTPYEGGVWKVRVDLPEKYPFKSPSIGFVNKIYHPNIDEASGTVCLDVINQAWTALYDLSNIFESFLPQLLSYPNPIDPLNGDAAALFLHKPDQYKEKISEYIRRYATEEALKEQEELSSSSESIISDFSEDEAQDMEL, from the exons ATGTCATCTCCGTCGCCAGGGAAGAGGCGGATAGATACTGATGTTATAAAGCT AATTGAAAGCAAACACGAAGTGACAATTCTAGGTGGCCTCAACGAATTCATCGTCAAGTTTTTTGGGCCTGTAGGAA CCCCATATGAAGGTGGTGTATGGAAAGTTCGAGTTGATTTACCAGAGAAATACCCATTTAAATCACCATCTATTG GTTTTGTGAATAAAATATACCACCCAAACATAGATGAAGC GTCTGGGACAGTCTGTTTAGATGTAATAAACCAAGCCTGGACAGCTCTTTACG ATTTATCAAACATATTTGAGTCATTTTTGCCTCAACTGCTATCATATCCAAACCCTATTGACCCCCTGAATGGAGACGCAGCAGCATTATTCTTACATAAGCCAGATCAATACAAGGAGAAAATATCAG AGTACATTAGGAGATATGCCACTGAGGAAGCTCTCAAAGAACAAGAAGAGCTCTCATCATCAAGTGAGAGCATTATTAGTGACTTTTCAGAGGATGAAGCACAGGATATGGAGCTATGA